One Sebastes umbrosus isolate fSebUmb1 chromosome 6, fSebUmb1.pri, whole genome shotgun sequence DNA window includes the following coding sequences:
- the pfdn4 gene encoding prefoldin subunit 4: MAATTMKGPVAVEDVNVTFEDQQKINKFARNTSRMTELKNEIEAKKKSLQNLQDAGDDLMMLDDDSLLIPYQIGDVFVSHTQEETQEMLEVAKETLEQEVKGLEERVSAIQQVLGDLKVQLYAKFGNNINLEADES, encoded by the exons GCGGTTGAAGATGTGAATGTCACTTTTGAAGACCAACAGAAGATCAATAAGTTCGCCAGGAACACGAGTCGCATGACGGAGCTGAAAAATGAAATAGAGGCAAAGAAA AAATCGCTGCAGAACTTGCAGGATGCCGGCGACGACCTGATGATGTTAGACGACGACTCGCTATTGATCCCGTATCAAATTGGCGACGTCTTTGTCAGCCACACCCAGGAAGAAACACAAGAGATGCTGGAAGTTGCAAAG GAAACACTGGAGCAGGAGGTCAAAGGCCTGGAGGAACGAGTGTCAGCGATACAGCAAGTATTGGGGGATCTGAAGGTCCAGCTCTATGCCAAGTTCGGTAACAACATTAACCTGGAGGCTGATGAAAGCTGA